In the genome of Eublepharis macularius isolate TG4126 chromosome 10, MPM_Emac_v1.0, whole genome shotgun sequence, the window TCTGCTCAATTTCACACATGCAGGTGTCTAATAAATAGTTCCTAAGCTTCATATTCCTCAGTGTCAGCTCATATAGGGAAAAAAgtaatttccccccatttttctgtttttatctAGGTGGCAGAGTtgatctttttttcctctctgtctaTAGATGTGTTCTCTAAGTTTAGTTTCAGCAAAAGTAATCAGAATTATGATGGTGTTGAACATTTTTGTCTTCAAAGCATTTGATGTGCATATAGTGGAGTATTGAAaatgcagaaaataaaataaaactaaatagctgaaatgtaaaaaaaagtgAACTAAGTATTTTTGTGTGTGCTCTTAGTTGTAGAAGCTTTCTTCCTGAATGGTCAAACTGAGCAGTATTTAGAAGTGGAGCTCTGTCCGTAAGTAAACATTTCAAAGCTTACTGACATCATCTGTTTTCCATTGCAAGTCTATTGCTTAAATGCCAGATAAGGAAGTGTGATCGTGTAGGAGATTTCTGATAATTCCTAACACTttgtcctggaggaaaaaaaggacCTAGTTCTATAACCtccttttcagatttttaaaaaatatcacttGTATTCGTGGCTGTATGTTTTGAGTTGACTTGGAGTTTTAGGAAGTAACTGTTGGTTCCATATTTTGAACAGAAGGGTACATTAGTGTTTGTATCTATGCAGTAACTGACTTTGTACCAAAGGGGAATGTATAATAGAATAAAGTTATAATTGCAAGGTTGTTCTTGAGTAAAAGAAAATATCAGCATGGTGGGTAAGGCCGGATTCTTCAGTGATGAAAATTGTTCTGTGCATTTGCCTTTCTCTTCTAGGTAGGATTTTCTTTTTGAGGAATCGGAGGTGGGGGTAGGCAGAAATGTTGTCTTGGCTGTCTCAGTCACTGAGTTCCACATTGGAGAGGATTCTTCTGCCTTTTATGACTGAAGCAAAAACGTTGGCATCTACATCTCAGTTCTGCAGTGGCAGGATAATATGCATTTGCTAAAATTCTGCTTTTAAGTATCTATTAATGTTAATATTGAAAATACTAATTTCTTACTGCTTACTTCAGAGAGAGCCCAGACTTTgatagcccagctgagcctgatcttgtcagttctcagaaactaagcagggttagccttggtttgtaattggatgggagacctccaacaaagaccagggttgcagaggcaggcaatggcaaaccacctctgttagtctcgtgccatgaaaaccccactaggggtcaccataagtctgctatgacttgagggcactctccatcatcaCACTTCAGAGAAAACACTAATGGCTAACTTAATTGGATTTATTTTTTCACACAAATGCAAAGTAGACTGATTTAAAATGGTGATTCAAATAAAAATGTTGGATATGTTCTTAATAAATGCTAATTGGTTGCTGTAaccataaaacatttatttatttgctttatagccctcctttctcactgagatgaaTTAGGCTGTATTAAAATCAATCAAATAGCATGAAGTGTCAAACAAATACAATAGAATTAGGATGTGCTCTAATTGAATTATTATGTAATCTCAGAGGTTACACTAACAAAACAATCTTATATAGAGTTACTCTTTGAAatattcattgatttcaatgggcttagattgtaATAACTGCCTAGGATTGCGCTCCGAGTTTCTTAAGTATTTAACTTCAATAAACTTCAATAAGTACTTACCTTTATCAGCGGTGTTCATGATCTCAGATTGAATGTCTTTTACAATCTGTAGCAATGACAAATATTGTAGACAGGTGCTGATTGAACATAAAAACATCCTTTTTCCGTAGTCTGCCTCCTCTTCTTTGACACATAGCTGCTCTGCCTTGCCCCAGCCACTAGAAGTGAGTGCTGTTAATTTACTAGTCAGATCACTGTTCTGCATGAGACTGAAGATAAATATCCATGTTGCATGGTAGTTAGTAATAAATATGTATAATTAGAGTGCTAAAGCAGCTGCTGAGATTTAGTAGTACCTTTGCATAAAACAGGAGTAAGAAGTCACCTGAGGAATCAAATGGATGACAAAAGGGGTCGATTGCTGTCCTTTGCCCCGTGTATGAATTGTTGTGCTCTGTGATTACTAAGAAAGGAAGAACTGTAGgtaaaaatatattcaaaggaTAGTAAAATCTGTTCACATGCCGTTCAGAATGTAGAAATTTAATCTGCTGTTTTAATAGCTacataactgattttttttagaaGTTGCATTTGCATTTTATTTGGTAAGACCATGTTTGTCTAAGAACACTAATGCAACTTGGTCTTGCAGATATGCTTATGAATGTACTTGCATTATGATTATACCTCATTTTCACAGGCATGGGCACTATCTCATTTTGTTGCTTTCTGGCAGAAGAAAAGTATTGAAAGTAAGTGAGCTATTTATTTCCTTAATACCTAATCACATACTGCTTGAGAAATTAGGCTAattctgcttctttttttaaattcagcAGGAGCTTCCTTTAACATTTGAAGTATCCAGAACAAGTGATCAATGGAATGGCAGAGCTCATCTTCCTTGGAGCTACCTTCCACCAGCTACTGACAAATTTAATGCTTTCGCAATCCATGGGTCAGGTGAAGCTAGAATGTATGAAGCCCTCTATCCTGTACCTCAGCATGAGATTCAGAAAGAACAGCATCCTGATTTGTAAGTAGGTCTTGCCAAGGAAGGCTGTATCCACAAGCCGTCTTGATTGGGAGGTCAAGAACAAAACACTCAAAACTTGGAGTGAGTCTTCACTTCCAGGGTAatgagctgccaccagcctctcttgACTAAACATTCAGCTGTGGAACACACAGACAATTTCCCAGTCTTGCCAGATTTTAAACAGGCCACTTTGTAGATTGAATTCCACTAAACAACTATTTGGGTAGCTCTGACCAAAAAAGGGTCGAAGTACTAGATTTAGATTGAAGCTTGCAAATTCCTAAAGAACACGCCAGGTTAtactccaaagagtttattaacagaagtgcaGAAGGGTACGGATATACAACTGTGCAAAAAGACAGGAGACAAGAAACTCTAGATAACTAAATTAACACACTTAAACAGACTTTCAGTCTCCCAGCCTTAGGTTACCTTTCAGGCTAATCCAAATAGGATTCCAAAGTCTCAAAATCCAGAGACAAAGATCCTGGGCTGACACCAATCCAGGTGAGCAGGTCTAGAGCACAAAAGCAGGTAGCAGAAATCCTCCTGTCACCatacagagtccaaaagcaataggtgtttggggaaggggagctaGAATGAGGTCACTTGTTTTATCCAAAACTGTAGCAACTGGCCCGATCCCAATTAGCCAGTCAAGGAAATGCATGCACTTTCACTAGAGTTTCCACGTTCCCTTAACTTCCtggtgtgtgcggggggggggggggagagaccagCACTTACCTCTGTGATAAGCGTACACGCTCCTGACAGACGCAATAATGtcaattccagaagtgacattagcgT includes:
- the LOC129337048 gene encoding UPF0462 protein C4orf33-like isoform X2, translated to MEFKIEHTWNGFPVSHDPVIIRLAPANAGLLMDVTAPFYNDPPAPTSDPGKPFNGLWNYEVVEAFFLNGQTEQYLEVELCPHGHYLILLLSGRRKVLKELPLTFEVSRTSDQWNGRAHLPWSYLPPATDKFNAFAIHGSGEARMYEALYPVPQHEIQKEQHPDFHRLEYFKCFNLKMLMGEGWKQPESDFWALCRQTI
- the LOC129337048 gene encoding UPF0462 protein C4orf33-like isoform X1, with product MEFKIEHTWNGFPVSHDPVIIRLAPANAGLLMDVTAPFYNDPPAPTSDPGKPFNGLWNYEVVEAFFLNGQTEQYLEVELCPHGHYLILLLSGRRKVLKQELPLTFEVSRTSDQWNGRAHLPWSYLPPATDKFNAFAIHGSGEARMYEALYPVPQHEIQKEQHPDFHRLEYFKCFNLKMLMGEGWKQPESDFWALCRQTI